The following coding sequences are from one Leptospira mayottensis 200901116 window:
- a CDS encoding MBL fold metallo-hydrolase — protein sequence MNNFLLFLTIVFLFQTCFPIDPERIRSSHFQDGKYHNIEEDERLNKSFFSVLRWKILGPADPPTVEGNVEKIPEVISRKKEDFLAPEGKVRIIWLGHATVWVATNFHGKRTHILTDPIFTGVSPFVKRLTELPIQPENLPGVDIVSISHAHRDHLDIDSIKKIQKLFPEVTIHLPSGMREFAKDEGFENTVIQEWWTVSEYAGTKIHFLPAKHWSRMGLTDMNQYHWGSYAFEFENIRIYFGGDTGFSKHFSEIGERFPQGFTATLLPIGAFKPRWFMEPAHIGPKEALEASTILRSSLFLPIHWGTFTLGDDRPSEAALYLKKLHAEKKDSIIPLKVWAVGEIVDL from the coding sequence ATGAATAATTTCTTACTTTTCTTAACGATTGTTTTTCTTTTCCAAACTTGCTTTCCGATTGATCCGGAAAGAATCCGCTCCTCCCATTTTCAAGACGGGAAATATCACAATATCGAAGAAGACGAAAGATTGAATAAGAGTTTCTTTTCGGTCCTTCGCTGGAAAATTTTAGGTCCAGCCGATCCGCCTACGGTGGAAGGAAACGTGGAAAAAATTCCGGAAGTGATTTCAAGAAAGAAAGAGGATTTTCTCGCCCCCGAAGGTAAGGTAAGAATCATCTGGCTCGGACACGCAACTGTATGGGTCGCAACTAATTTTCACGGAAAGAGGACGCACATTCTCACCGATCCGATTTTTACAGGAGTTTCTCCTTTTGTTAAACGACTTACAGAATTGCCAATTCAACCGGAAAATCTTCCAGGAGTAGACATCGTATCGATCAGTCACGCACACAGAGATCATCTGGATATCGATTCCATCAAAAAAATTCAGAAATTATTTCCGGAAGTTACCATTCATCTTCCTTCTGGAATGAGGGAATTTGCAAAAGATGAAGGTTTTGAAAATACGGTTATCCAAGAATGGTGGACGGTTTCCGAATATGCCGGAACCAAAATACATTTTCTTCCTGCAAAACATTGGAGTAGAATGGGGCTGACCGATATGAATCAATATCACTGGGGAAGTTACGCATTTGAATTTGAGAATATTAGAATATACTTTGGTGGAGACACCGGATTCTCAAAGCACTTCTCTGAAATTGGAGAGCGATTCCCTCAGGGCTTTACTGCCACCCTACTTCCGATCGGAGCTTTTAAGCCGAGATGGTTTATGGAGCCTGCCCATATTGGACCGAAGGAAGCCTTGGAGGCAAGCACTATCCTTCGTTCTTCCCTTTTTCTTCCGATTCATTGGGGAACTTTTACCCTTGGAGACGATCGTCCGTCCGAAGCAGCTCTTTACCTAAAGAAATTACATGCTGAAAAAAAAGATTCGATTATTCCACTCAAGGTTTGGGCCGTAGGTGAAATCGTCGATTTGTAA
- a CDS encoding DUF6364 family protein, with protein sequence MRRREKRHKSLSNIIEDYLSELTKESECGQTAETKIQDLAPITKSLAGLLKGKEHIDIKEDKIAYLRKKHDL encoded by the coding sequence ATGCGCAGAAGAGAGAAGAGGCATAAAAGTTTATCTAATATTATTGAAGATTATTTATCTGAATTAACAAAAGAATCCGAATGTGGACAAACAGCAGAAACAAAGATTCAGGATTTAGCTCCAATAACAAAAAGTTTGGCAGGACTTTTAAAAGGTAAAGAACACATAGATATTAAAGAGGATAAAATTGCCTATTTGAGAAAGAAGCATGACCTCTAA
- the ispG gene encoding (E)-4-hydroxy-3-methylbut-2-enyl-diphosphate synthase, which produces MNFRYNRTPFGYKRRQTREVKVGDVKIGGDNPIVIQSMINSDTTDTKEAVKQILELERAGCEIVRLTVPSQVDADNLPSIRQELKKVGSKVPLVADIHFTPSVAMKAVEYVEKVRINPGNFADKKKFAVRDYTDSEYNEELERISATFSPLVLRCKELGVAMRIGTNHGSLSDRIMNRYGDTPQGMVESALEFIRIAESLSYYDIIVSMKASNPQVMVQAYRMLASRFNELKMDYPLHLGVTEAGDGKDGRIKSAIGIGSLLEDGLGDTIRVSLTEDPVLEIPVARLLADKFNRKIAKPESAIGYSEFRNPFTYEKFYSRAIKIGTFEAGENHPVRVETVLPFENSSSFLANIAGLYQYGKSLSIEPESILIDSPSPNQLKEISEAAAALSIPVGILLEKNVSLNEKLQNELRRFPKVVFDPFLQFQDGEKMLSFLKERQNAGLYTEIHTSGAKIESLKGLPETLSEIGIKNVLFSIESKEILYDYRKLGSILSRYEFPILLHGSFSNPEEALYDSAIGIGGLLIDGIGDLIRIKTPKIKDIKEIFQLSYDLLQGTRLRLTKTEYISCPSCGRTLFNLQETTARIKSRTGHLKGVKIAVMGCIVNGPGEMADADFGYVGAGPGKVHLYRGKEIVMKNVPSEVADEKLVELIKEQGLWQDITNV; this is translated from the coding sequence ATGAATTTTAGATACAATCGCACACCCTTCGGTTATAAAAGAAGGCAAACCAGAGAAGTTAAAGTCGGAGATGTCAAAATCGGGGGAGACAATCCAATTGTCATTCAGTCGATGATTAACAGTGATACGACCGACACTAAAGAGGCCGTAAAACAAATTCTTGAGTTAGAACGCGCGGGTTGCGAAATCGTAAGACTTACCGTTCCGTCGCAAGTGGATGCGGACAACCTTCCATCGATCCGACAAGAACTTAAAAAGGTGGGAAGCAAAGTTCCCCTCGTCGCGGATATTCATTTTACTCCGAGCGTCGCGATGAAAGCGGTCGAGTATGTGGAAAAGGTGAGAATCAATCCAGGTAATTTTGCGGATAAGAAAAAATTCGCAGTGAGAGATTATACGGATTCGGAGTACAACGAAGAATTGGAAAGAATTTCGGCAACATTTTCCCCTCTCGTTCTGCGTTGCAAGGAACTCGGAGTCGCAATGAGAATCGGCACCAATCACGGTTCTCTTTCCGATCGAATCATGAATCGGTACGGAGATACTCCGCAAGGTATGGTGGAGTCCGCACTCGAATTTATCCGGATCGCTGAAAGTTTAAGTTATTATGATATTATTGTAAGCATGAAAGCTTCGAATCCGCAAGTGATGGTCCAGGCATACAGAATGCTCGCCTCAAGGTTTAACGAACTGAAAATGGACTACCCTCTTCACTTGGGAGTCACCGAGGCGGGAGACGGCAAGGACGGCAGAATTAAATCCGCCATCGGAATCGGCTCCCTCTTGGAAGACGGACTCGGAGATACAATTCGAGTTTCCCTCACCGAAGACCCGGTTTTGGAAATTCCCGTCGCAAGACTTCTAGCAGACAAATTTAACAGAAAAATCGCAAAACCCGAATCTGCAATAGGTTACTCAGAATTTAGAAATCCGTTTACTTACGAAAAATTTTACAGCAGGGCAATCAAAATCGGAACGTTCGAAGCCGGAGAAAATCATCCTGTTCGAGTGGAAACCGTTTTACCTTTTGAAAATTCCAGCTCATTCTTAGCAAACATCGCAGGACTCTATCAGTACGGAAAATCTCTTTCTATCGAACCGGAAAGTATATTAATAGATTCCCCTTCCCCCAATCAGTTGAAAGAAATTTCCGAGGCCGCGGCTGCGCTTTCGATTCCCGTGGGAATACTTCTCGAAAAGAATGTATCTTTAAACGAAAAACTTCAGAACGAATTAAGAAGATTCCCGAAAGTAGTGTTTGATCCGTTTCTTCAGTTTCAAGACGGAGAAAAAATGTTATCCTTTTTGAAAGAAAGACAAAACGCAGGACTTTATACGGAAATTCACACGAGCGGAGCAAAGATAGAATCTCTCAAGGGCCTTCCGGAAACATTATCCGAAATTGGAATCAAAAACGTTCTATTTTCGATCGAATCGAAAGAAATTCTTTACGATTACAGAAAACTCGGAAGCATTCTGAGTCGCTACGAGTTCCCGATCCTACTCCACGGTTCTTTTTCAAATCCGGAAGAGGCTTTGTATGATTCCGCAATCGGCATCGGGGGCCTTTTGATCGACGGAATCGGAGATCTAATCCGAATCAAAACCCCCAAGATAAAAGATATCAAGGAAATCTTCCAACTTTCTTATGATCTCTTGCAGGGAACCAGACTTCGTTTAACAAAAACGGAATATATTTCCTGCCCTTCTTGCGGAAGAACTCTCTTCAACCTCCAAGAAACAACCGCAAGAATCAAATCCAGAACCGGACATCTCAAAGGCGTGAAAATCGCCGTCATGGGTTGTATCGTCAACGGTCCCGGTGAAATGGCGGACGCAGATTTCGGTTATGTGGGAGCAGGTCCGGGCAAAGTACATCTCTATCGTGGAAAAGAAATCGTCATGAAAAATGTTCCGAGCGAAGTTGCAGACGAAAAGCTCGTGGAACTCATCAAAGAGCAAGGACTTTGGCAGGATATTACAAACGTTTAA
- a CDS encoding fatty acid desaturase family protein, whose translation MFHTPQQRNLPEKTNRTIAILLSVFFLGLYFWNPISKSIGNFHLSFISNPLGISESILISMSLLPLSVILSYTLWALIHECVHGNFSNSRNESHLSGRILCILFGTPYQIVKTAHLMHHKYNRAEGERIEYLKKDGGPIFVQNLFYYVRLFLGTYFLEVSGGFLLSLPLTTNMARKHISKFPIYKAFFKQIQKPEIIRELRIDTLFIILLYGTALYFSETMIWFLGAVVFLRGWIVSFLDHSYHYGKELDNVYSAYNLSLPKFFSFLFLNFNYHRTHHHFPGCSWNRLPIQFENSKDTMDFPLLKQTFRQLSGLLILPEKSENS comes from the coding sequence GTGTTCCATACTCCGCAGCAGAGAAACCTTCCCGAAAAAACAAATCGAACAATCGCGATTTTGTTGAGCGTATTCTTTCTTGGATTGTATTTTTGGAATCCGATTTCGAAATCGATCGGGAATTTCCATCTATCTTTTATTTCGAATCCGCTTGGAATTTCAGAATCGATTTTGATTTCGATGAGTTTACTTCCGCTCTCCGTTATTCTTTCCTATACTCTCTGGGCCTTGATTCACGAATGTGTTCACGGAAACTTTTCGAATTCCCGAAACGAAAGCCATTTGTCCGGAAGAATCCTTTGTATTCTTTTTGGAACTCCATATCAGATCGTAAAAACGGCGCACCTTATGCATCATAAGTACAATCGTGCAGAAGGAGAAAGAATCGAATACTTGAAAAAAGACGGAGGCCCGATCTTTGTTCAAAATCTTTTTTACTACGTTCGGCTTTTTTTAGGAACTTACTTCCTGGAAGTAAGCGGAGGTTTTCTTTTAAGTCTACCACTCACGACAAATATGGCCCGAAAACATATTTCCAAATTTCCAATCTATAAAGCCTTTTTTAAACAGATTCAAAAACCGGAAATCATTCGAGAATTAAGAATCGACACTCTTTTTATTATTCTTTTATACGGAACCGCGTTGTATTTTTCGGAAACCATGATTTGGTTTTTAGGAGCGGTTGTATTTTTACGTGGATGGATTGTTTCCTTCTTAGACCATTCGTATCACTACGGAAAGGAACTGGACAATGTGTATTCGGCTTATAATCTATCCCTGCCGAAATTTTTTTCCTTTTTATTTCTCAACTTCAATTATCATCGTACCCATCATCATTTTCCGGGTTGTTCTTGGAATCGACTTCCTATTCAATTCGAAAATTCAAAGGATACGATGGATTTTCCCTTATTGAAACAAACTTTTCGACAACTTTCGGGGCTTTTAATTCTCCCCGAAAAATCTGAAAACTCGTAA
- a CDS encoding helix-turn-helix domain-containing protein yields MKIETLYRYFLITPATHLPVVDESGDLIGLLSRKLIQMEMADLSSSEREYTRLPESFLETEIPESFFQYFQRQKSIPVLTLTGEKKEEWDKVQVMAGLGKLVSGNRPSPEPIAESKKQEQEQSSRFWFMELILQNLPDGLLATDLEGNSIFYNETFEQNILPKKYFRDSILQAERLLKEMSKNLLADYLKSNELRLDGNTPFSLQTYMTELECNVRIIVLKQGSKIAGYLYHFITPRAVLGRQNESGLEFPSVSDAFFQKLPLETMLKEVESAFIFHSLKANQDNISHTALQLGIPRTTLQNRIKFLELQNRYSLSKENSIPRKKATPPSPQPETHTKVPKTSVSSKQAPTSSKKPGKNTSKDNSLTRKKSTSKTVSLKQTAKKRKPH; encoded by the coding sequence ATGAAAATAGAAACCCTCTACAGATATTTTCTCATCACACCGGCGACACATCTTCCGGTCGTGGACGAGTCTGGAGATCTTATCGGGCTTTTATCCCGCAAATTGATACAGATGGAAATGGCGGACTTGAGTTCGTCCGAGCGGGAATACACACGACTTCCGGAAAGTTTTCTAGAAACTGAAATTCCCGAATCTTTCTTTCAATACTTTCAGAGACAAAAATCGATCCCGGTATTAACCCTAACAGGTGAAAAAAAAGAAGAATGGGACAAAGTTCAGGTCATGGCCGGACTTGGAAAACTCGTTTCCGGAAATCGTCCGAGCCCGGAACCCATAGCTGAATCAAAAAAACAAGAGCAAGAGCAGAGTTCTCGCTTCTGGTTCATGGAACTTATCCTACAAAATCTTCCGGATGGACTTTTAGCTACCGATTTGGAAGGAAACTCCATCTTTTACAATGAAACATTCGAACAGAATATTCTACCCAAAAAATACTTTCGGGATTCGATCCTTCAGGCAGAACGATTACTCAAGGAGATGAGTAAAAATCTTTTAGCCGATTATCTAAAATCCAATGAACTTCGTTTGGACGGAAATACTCCATTTTCCTTACAAACCTATATGACCGAGCTTGAGTGTAATGTGAGGATTATCGTTCTTAAACAAGGCTCCAAGATCGCAGGATATCTCTATCATTTCATTACTCCTCGTGCCGTTTTAGGTCGCCAGAACGAAAGTGGTTTGGAATTTCCTTCTGTGAGCGATGCTTTCTTTCAAAAACTTCCATTGGAAACGATGCTAAAAGAAGTCGAAAGTGCATTTATATTCCATTCCTTAAAAGCCAATCAAGACAATATATCGCATACAGCGCTCCAACTGGGTATACCTCGAACAACCCTTCAGAATAGAATTAAATTCTTAGAACTCCAAAACCGTTACTCTCTTTCTAAGGAGAATTCGATTCCCCGTAAAAAAGCTACTCCGCCGTCGCCCCAACCAGAAACTCATACGAAAGTTCCCAAAACTTCCGTTTCTTCAAAACAAGCCCCAACCTCCTCCAAAAAACCAGGAAAGAACACATCAAAGGACAATTCATTAACCAGGAAGAAATCTACCTCAAAAACGGTCTCTTTGAAACAAACTGCAAAAAAAAGAAAACCTCACTGA
- a CDS encoding putative Ig domain-containing protein — MKKTFAILLIMGLFLASCEDKKKEDGSITGNSITDLLLLSSLPSGANSNQSSNPCPTNVTISTSDTIAQIGSSINPLGIQFAATNSSGSAISNSTITANRNCQFSNYTATNLPTGLSISSITGAISGIPTVAGGPTVVTLSVTFKPNNTSAVTLTKIMNMTVHIAGNLTCNTVGISNGCTGANPYSCTNSNSCWTSYSSCKADSDCGY; from the coding sequence ATGAAAAAAACATTTGCGATCTTACTTATCATGGGGCTTTTTCTCGCTTCTTGTGAAGATAAGAAAAAAGAAGACGGCTCCATTACGGGAAATTCAATTACGGATTTGTTGTTGCTTTCGAGCTTGCCTTCGGGGGCAAATTCAAATCAATCTTCAAATCCATGCCCAACTAACGTAACAATATCAACCTCCGATACAATTGCACAAATAGGTTCTTCGATCAACCCTCTGGGTATTCAATTTGCGGCAACGAACTCCTCGGGTTCTGCCATTTCAAATTCTACGATAACAGCGAATCGGAATTGTCAATTTAGTAATTATACGGCCACAAATCTTCCGACAGGTTTAAGCATCAGCTCTATCACCGGCGCCATAAGCGGAATTCCGACTGTGGCCGGAGGACCCACCGTAGTCACGCTGTCCGTTACATTCAAACCTAATAACACGTCGGCCGTTACGTTGACAAAAATAATGAATATGACCGTGCATATTGCGGGCAATTTGACTTGCAACACAGTGGGAATCTCTAACGGTTGCACCGGAGCAAATCCTTATTCTTGCACTAACTCGAACAGCTGTTGGACTTCGTATTCCAGTTGTAAGGCGGATTCTGATTGCGGATATTAA
- a CDS encoding LL-diaminopimelate aminotransferase produces MANINENYLKLKAGYLFPEISKRVKTYSEKNPSAKIIRLGIGDVTLPIVPSVVDAMVAASKEMGTASGFHGYGPEQGYQFLLKSIADNDYAPLGIKIDESEIFVSDGSKCDCGNIQEIFSTDAKIAVADPVYPVYVDTNVMAGRTGEIGSNGRYSNLIYMPATKENGFQPEIPKEKADIVYLCYPNNPTGTVTTKESLKAWVEYAKKNNSIILYDSAYEAFISEPDVPRSIYEVEGAKEVAIEFRSFSKTAGFTGLRCAYIVIPKELKGRTRGGEEVSINSLWSRRHTTKFNGVSYVTQKGAEACYSPQGRKEIQTSIAYYMSNATKIREGLKKAGYEVFGGVNAPYIWLKTSDNLSSWDFFDRLLDKAQVVGTPGSGFGPAGEGYFRLSAFGKKEDVEEAIARISSL; encoded by the coding sequence ATGGCGAACATCAATGAGAATTATTTAAAATTAAAAGCGGGATATTTGTTTCCTGAAATTTCTAAACGCGTAAAGACTTACTCCGAAAAAAATCCTTCTGCAAAGATCATTCGATTGGGAATTGGAGACGTGACTCTTCCGATCGTTCCTTCCGTCGTGGACGCAATGGTAGCAGCTTCCAAAGAGATGGGAACCGCGAGTGGTTTTCACGGTTACGGACCGGAACAAGGATACCAATTTTTACTAAAGTCGATCGCGGACAACGACTACGCTCCTCTTGGAATCAAAATTGATGAGAGCGAAATTTTTGTTTCCGACGGATCCAAATGCGATTGTGGGAATATTCAAGAAATCTTTTCTACGGATGCAAAGATCGCCGTCGCCGATCCCGTGTATCCCGTTTATGTAGATACCAACGTAATGGCTGGAAGAACGGGAGAAATAGGATCGAATGGAAGATATTCCAATCTGATCTACATGCCCGCTACGAAAGAGAACGGATTTCAACCCGAAATTCCGAAAGAAAAAGCGGACATCGTGTATCTTTGTTATCCGAACAACCCGACCGGAACGGTGACCACGAAAGAAAGTTTAAAGGCATGGGTGGAATACGCGAAGAAAAACAATTCCATCATTCTATACGATTCCGCATACGAAGCTTTTATCAGTGAGCCCGACGTCCCTCGTTCTATCTACGAAGTAGAAGGTGCTAAAGAAGTAGCGATCGAGTTTCGTTCCTTTTCCAAAACTGCGGGCTTTACAGGATTACGTTGTGCTTATATAGTTATCCCAAAAGAACTCAAAGGTAGAACTCGCGGCGGAGAGGAAGTCAGCATCAATTCTCTTTGGAGCAGAAGACATACCACAAAGTTCAACGGAGTCTCTTATGTAACTCAAAAAGGTGCGGAAGCTTGTTATTCTCCTCAAGGAAGAAAAGAAATCCAAACTTCGATCGCGTATTATATGTCGAATGCGACTAAAATTCGCGAAGGTCTAAAAAAAGCGGGTTACGAAGTGTTTGGAGGAGTCAACGCCCCTTACATTTGGTTGAAAACTTCGGACAATCTTTCTTCTTGGGATTTCTTTGACAGACTTTTAGATAAGGCGCAAGTGGTCGGAACTCCGGGCTCCGGTTTTGGTCCCGCTGGAGAAGGATATTTTCGCCTCAGTGCCTTTGGCAAAAAGGAAGATGTGGAGGAAGCGATTGCACGGATTTCTTCTCTTTGA
- a CDS encoding DUF6364 family protein, which yields MTTKLTLSIEKTVIEKAKKYAQKREEA from the coding sequence ATGACTACTAAATTAACTTTATCTATCGAAAAGACCGTTATTGAAAAAGCTAAGAAATATGCGCAGAAGAGAGAAGAGGCATAA
- the pyrB gene encoding aspartate carbamoyltransferase — MSYNHKNVLDTEQFSKSDLDFLIKKIRDMERLVEQHKAFGILTGKLLASLFFEASTRTRLSFEAAMERLGGRVISTVGFQFSSISKGETLYDTMKMIEAYADIAVIRHPVEGSSRIAAGAVKIPVINAGDGAGQHPTQAILDLYTIISEKGTLDGLTVAFIGDLKYGRTIHSLINLLRHYKVHLYLISPSELSLPDSYKKGLEGYPLTLEETTDIKAVWDCDVAYVTRIQEERFPDHKEYERLKDLFKINKELILASKKKTTILHPLPRVNELSTDVDDLPNAAYFRQARYGVVSRMTLLCLCLEQDF; from the coding sequence ATGTCCTATAATCATAAGAATGTCCTAGATACGGAACAGTTTTCGAAATCGGATCTCGACTTTCTCATCAAGAAAATCAGGGATATGGAACGCCTCGTTGAACAGCACAAGGCATTCGGAATCTTAACCGGTAAACTTTTAGCCTCTCTCTTTTTCGAGGCTTCGACAAGAACCAGACTTTCTTTCGAAGCGGCGATGGAACGCCTCGGAGGTAGAGTGATCTCCACCGTCGGTTTTCAGTTTTCCTCGATTTCCAAAGGAGAAACGTTATACGACACCATGAAAATGATAGAAGCCTACGCGGATATTGCAGTGATTCGTCATCCCGTCGAAGGTTCTTCCAGAATCGCGGCTGGAGCAGTAAAAATTCCTGTCATCAACGCGGGAGACGGAGCGGGACAACACCCTACACAGGCGATTTTGGATCTTTATACAATCATTTCCGAAAAAGGAACATTAGACGGATTGACAGTCGCTTTTATCGGGGATTTGAAGTACGGCAGAACGATTCATTCGCTTATCAATCTGCTCAGGCATTACAAAGTTCATCTTTATCTAATTTCTCCTTCCGAACTATCACTACCGGATTCTTATAAAAAAGGTCTGGAAGGCTATCCTCTCACTCTGGAAGAAACGACCGACATCAAAGCTGTCTGGGATTGTGACGTCGCTTATGTAACTCGAATTCAGGAGGAAAGATTTCCTGATCACAAGGAATACGAAAGGCTCAAGGATCTTTTTAAGATCAACAAAGAGTTGATTCTTGCTTCCAAGAAAAAAACGACGATTCTTCATCCTCTTCCAAGAGTGAACGAACTTTCCACGGACGTGGACGATTTGCCGAATGCGGCATATTTCAGACAAGCAAGATACGGAGTCGTAAGTCGCATGACCCTACTTTGTCTTTGTTTAGAGCAGGACTTCTGA
- a CDS encoding DUF2203 domain-containing protein, with the protein MERKLWTYEEARKILPVIREITEEYHSYVSELIVQLREKILPENEMENKEEEVRKLILEWSSKIQKYGIEVKGLWLIDFDNGHGYYCWHLGEEDLLYEHSYEEGFAGRKLIDRNKENGEHQ; encoded by the coding sequence TTGGAACGGAAACTCTGGACATACGAAGAGGCTCGTAAAATTCTACCCGTAATCAGAGAAATTACGGAAGAATATCATTCTTATGTGTCGGAATTGATCGTTCAACTTAGGGAAAAAATCCTTCCCGAAAATGAAATGGAAAACAAAGAGGAAGAAGTTCGGAAGCTGATACTCGAATGGTCTTCCAAAATTCAAAAATACGGAATTGAAGTCAAAGGACTTTGGCTTATCGATTTCGATAACGGACACGGATATTATTGCTGGCACCTCGGAGAAGAGGACCTTCTTTACGAACACAGCTATGAAGAAGGTTTTGCCGGAAGAAAATTAATTGATAGGAATAAAGAAAATGGCGAACATCAATGA
- a CDS encoding IS5 family transposase (programmed frameshift) has protein sequence MKSDLGHLDIPEEIWKRLHPLLPKRKTNSKKGGRPRLDDRVAMAAIFYRVRTGIQWRYIPPMFGSKSTLHRRFQEWVASGVFDKIEKEALKLYERTVKIRTKRMASDGSFARAPQRGAFTGPNPTDRGKRGLKRHILVDRRGAPVAFVIASAGTHDSKLLFPTLEKFKVFRNKKLLKPEILSLDKAYSNKTIKNNLKKKNIQYRIPNKKNARNPEWIAPLNPFRWTVERTFAWFNAFRAIKTCWEFKFENYKALFQIAFAIILIRMSWK, from the exons ATGAAATCAGATTTAGGTCATTTAGATATCCCTGAAGAGATTTGGAAACGCCTTCATCCCTTGCTACCAAAGCGTAAAACAAACTCCAAGAAAGGAGGTCGTCCTCGGCTTGATGATAGAGTGGCGATGGCCGCAATATTTTACAGGGTAAGAACAGGAATTCAATGGAGATATATACCTCCGATGTTCGGTTCAAAATCAACGTTACATAGAAGATTTCAGGAATGGGTAGCCAGCGGAGTTTTTGATAAAATTGAAAAAGAAGCATTAAAACTTTATGAGCGCACTGTTAAAATTAGAACTAAAAGAATGGCATCTGATGGTAGCTTCGCAAGAGCTC CCCAAAGGGGGGCTTTCACGGGTCCAAACCCGACGGATCGCGGCAAAAGAGGCCTTAAAAGGCATATTCTCGTCGATCGGCGTGGAGCACCTGTAGCTTTTGTAATCGCTTCGGCAGGAACTCACGATTCTAAATTACTTTTTCCTACTTTAGAAAAGTTCAAAGTATTTAGAAACAAAAAATTGCTTAAACCAGAAATCCTTTCTTTAGATAAGGCTTACTCTAACAAAACGATTAAGAACAATTTAAAAAAGAAGAATATTCAATATCGAATTCCAAATAAAAAGAATGCGAGAAATCCTGAATGGATTGCTCCGCTAAATCCTTTTAGATGGACAGTCGAACGTACTTTTGCTTGGTTTAATGCATTTAGAGCCATAAAAACTTGTTGGGAATTCAAATTTGAAAATTATAAGGCATTATTCCAAATCGCATTTGCTATCATTTTAATTAGAATGTCCTGGAAATAG